A genomic stretch from Xylanivirga thermophila includes:
- the fliY gene encoding flagellar motor switch phosphatase FliY, with the protein MNDILSQEEIDALLNGAGNLTEENSNNNEPIQTEQTLSFDEMDALGEIGNISMGTAATTLSTLLQKKVTITTPEVTITTLKELASQYPVPFVAVEVSYTNGLEGTNLLIIDENDVKIITDLMMGGDGTNTEGELNDLHLSAVGEVMNQMIGSSSTSLATMLNKSINISPPKAFAINFAESEQYDYFDVDEPIVKINFKMEVGNLINSYMMQLLPIEFAKDLVNSLLNVNQTPAMDIKLEQETEKPQMMQKQMRPPQSQGQQIEEEVLTPDVEMTYNEKNPVDVHPIAFQPLQGSVPSSSAQDTGNIDLILDVPLQVSVELGRTKKLIKDILDLNSGSIIELDKMAGEPVDILVNGKLIAKGEVVVIEDSFGVRITDIISPNKRISRLG; encoded by the coding sequence ATGAATGATATACTATCTCAAGAAGAAATAGATGCATTGCTTAATGGGGCAGGTAATTTAACCGAGGAGAATTCCAATAACAATGAGCCTATTCAGACTGAACAGACATTGAGTTTCGATGAAATGGATGCTTTGGGTGAAATCGGTAATATAAGCATGGGGACAGCTGCTACTACCTTGTCAACATTATTACAAAAAAAAGTAACTATTACTACGCCGGAAGTTACCATAACTACTCTAAAGGAATTAGCTTCCCAATACCCAGTTCCTTTTGTTGCAGTTGAAGTGTCCTATACCAACGGTCTAGAAGGGACTAATTTGCTTATAATAGACGAAAACGACGTAAAGATCATTACAGACTTGATGATGGGCGGGGATGGTACCAATACAGAGGGGGAATTAAACGATTTACATCTTAGCGCTGTAGGTGAAGTAATGAATCAAATGATAGGCTCATCGTCTACGTCATTAGCTACAATGTTAAATAAAAGCATAAATATTTCACCCCCAAAGGCTTTTGCGATAAATTTTGCAGAGAGTGAGCAATATGATTATTTTGATGTTGATGAACCTATTGTAAAGATCAATTTTAAAATGGAGGTAGGCAATCTTATAAATAGTTATATGATGCAGTTACTGCCTATAGAATTTGCTAAAGATCTAGTAAATAGTTTATTAAATGTAAACCAGACACCAGCAATGGATATTAAACTAGAACAGGAAACAGAAAAGCCCCAAATGATGCAAAAGCAAATGCGACCCCCGCAAAGCCAAGGGCAACAGATCGAAGAGGAGGTGCTTACACCTGATGTGGAAATGACATATAATGAAAAAAATCCTGTAGACGTGCATCCAATTGCTTTTCAACCATTACAAGGGTCTGTACCATCGTCCTCGGCGCAGGATACTGGGAACATTGATCTAATTTTGGATGTTCCCCTGCAGGTTTCTGTAGAATTAGGCAGAACCAAAAAATTAATAAAAGATATTTTAGATTTAAATTCTGGTTCGATAATTGAGTTGGATAAAATGGCAGGAGAACCAGTAGATATCTTGGTGAATGGCAAATTAATTGCAAAGGGCGAAGTGGTAGTAATAGAAGATAGCTTTGGTGTGAGGATTACAGATATAATAAGCCCTAACAAGCGTATTTCCAGATTAGGATAA
- a CDS encoding MinD/ParA family protein — protein sequence MKDQAYKLRQMMSKTDKSMARIITITSGKGGVGKTSITINLAIALANMGYRVAIIDADFGFSNVDIMLGLSTKYNLSHVVFGNKEIDEVISKGPSGVMFISGGTGVRELLDLDDYHINIFINKISKLDSLADIVLIDTGAGLSHSTLKMVLAANEIILVTTPEPTSITDAYSIVKLVSSIDATKKFGLISNRAETSREGKQVLDKFSDAANRFLNIEIKKLGYIEYNSLAVKAVKHQVPFVLSSPDSKISRQIIAIAEGILLKGEGGYKSQHIGMFSYINNLLRLFGSRNK from the coding sequence ATGAAAGATCAGGCTTATAAATTGAGACAGATGATGAGCAAAACCGATAAATCCATGGCGCGTATAATTACCATAACTAGTGGAAAAGGCGGCGTGGGAAAAACTAGCATAACTATTAATTTGGCAATTGCATTAGCTAATATGGGCTATAGGGTGGCTATAATAGATGCAGATTTCGGATTTTCTAACGTTGATATTATGCTGGGCCTGTCAACTAAATATAATTTGTCCCATGTGGTTTTTGGAAATAAGGAGATTGATGAGGTAATATCAAAAGGACCTAGTGGGGTAATGTTTATATCTGGAGGTACAGGAGTTAGGGAGCTTTTGGATTTAGATGACTACCATATAAATATTTTTATAAACAAGATATCTAAGTTAGATAGTTTGGCCGATATAGTATTGATAGACACGGGTGCAGGACTTTCACATAGCACTTTAAAAATGGTGTTAGCAGCAAATGAAATTATATTGGTAACTACACCTGAGCCCACATCCATAACTGATGCCTACAGCATTGTTAAGCTTGTAAGTTCTATAGATGCAACAAAGAAATTTGGACTTATTTCAAACAGAGCTGAGACATCACGGGAAGGTAAACAGGTTTTGGATAAGTTTTCCGATGCCGCAAATAGATTCTTAAATATTGAAATAAAAAAATTAGGTTATATAGAATACAACTCCTTGGCAGTAAAAGCGGTTAAGCATCAGGTCCCTTTTGTTTTGAGCTCTCCTGATAGTAAAATATCCAGACAGATAATTGCGATTGCGGAAGGTATATTATTAAAAGGAGAGGGAGGCTACAAGTCTCAGCATATAGGAATGTTTTCTTATATCAATAATCTCCTAAGGCTTTTTGGTAGCCGAAACAAATAA
- the flhF gene encoding flagellar biosynthesis protein FlhF, translating into MKVKRYIGNTNQEVMQKIKEELGPEAVIVSNRKLRKKGIKGLFQKPVVEVVAAIDDAAYTDKSSLDTRDIKRLENIEYQMQYMGSMLKSLINGAEGAEVDKKYITYYQNMLDNEVDKDVAKSVIKRAEELYNRDKIGIYESVYNSILYFIGRPKPINVYPGQQKIVLFVGPTGVGKTTTIAKLAAILSIEQHKNVGLVTTDTYRIGAVDQLNLYGEILGIKVEVVCSPNDILQALRNNRDKDVVLIDTAGRGLNDSKHQQELKETIGTAKVDEIHLVISGNVSYKNCLDTIDSYSFLPSYKLIFTKLDDMTRYGIILNCCFTAGQPLSYITTGQNVPDDIQLAYPEEIAKHLLERP; encoded by the coding sequence ATGAAGGTAAAAAGATATATAGGTAACACAAACCAAGAGGTCATGCAAAAAATAAAGGAAGAACTGGGTCCTGAGGCCGTTATAGTGAGTAATCGTAAGTTGCGTAAAAAAGGTATCAAAGGACTATTTCAAAAGCCTGTTGTTGAAGTAGTAGCTGCTATAGATGATGCGGCTTATACAGACAAAAGTTCTTTAGATACTAGAGACATAAAACGTCTGGAGAATATTGAGTATCAAATGCAGTATATGGGCTCCATGCTTAAAAGTTTGATAAATGGAGCTGAAGGAGCTGAAGTAGACAAAAAATATATTACATATTATCAAAATATGCTTGATAATGAAGTAGATAAAGATGTGGCAAAATCTGTTATAAAGCGGGCAGAGGAACTTTATAATCGGGACAAAATTGGAATATATGAATCCGTATATAATTCTATATTATATTTTATAGGAAGACCTAAGCCTATAAATGTATATCCTGGTCAACAAAAGATAGTTTTGTTTGTAGGTCCAACGGGAGTAGGAAAAACTACTACAATAGCTAAACTAGCTGCTATTCTATCTATTGAACAGCATAAAAATGTGGGGCTTGTAACCACAGATACCTATAGAATAGGAGCGGTGGATCAACTGAATCTATATGGTGAAATATTGGGTATTAAAGTAGAAGTTGTATGTTCCCCTAACGATATATTACAGGCATTAAGAAATAACCGAGATAAAGATGTTGTACTTATAGATACTGCAGGTAGGGGATTAAATGATAGTAAGCACCAGCAGGAGTTAAAAGAAACAATAGGTACTGCAAAAGTAGACGAAATTCATCTTGTAATAAGTGGAAATGTGAGCTACAAGAATTGTTTGGACACCATTGATAGTTACAGCTTTTTACCTAGTTATAAACTTATATTCACCAAACTTGACGATATGACTCGATATGGCATTATATTAAACTGTTGTTTTACTGCTGGACAACCTTTAAGCTATATTACTACTGGTCAAAATGTCCCAGATGATATACAGTTAGCCTATCCGGAAGAAATAGCAAAACATCTGTTAGAAAGGCCGTAA
- a CDS encoding flagellar brake protein, whose product MKKIVNIGEKIEVVINQNTGSKTSYSMIQDILEDGDIVINMPVLNRYPVVLKAGDVITVIFFRPNGQFSFVAEVKAIIKHDAVYLVRISPKSNIIKSQRRNFYRLKTTAPISIFLLDQYGEPLDNGPVKGTTIDISGGGVKVLLNQEINKGSLINCQISLHDDRQIVVKGKVLRCNKVIEDSIEKYKIGICFLNISEMNRDSIVQYIFQQQMRLRRSGLA is encoded by the coding sequence GTGAAGAAAATTGTTAACATTGGAGAAAAAATAGAAGTAGTTATAAATCAAAATACAGGTTCAAAGACTTCTTATAGTATGATACAGGACATACTGGAAGATGGCGATATAGTTATCAATATGCCTGTTTTAAATAGATACCCTGTTGTATTGAAGGCGGGAGATGTAATTACAGTAATTTTTTTCCGTCCCAATGGACAATTTTCATTTGTAGCAGAGGTAAAGGCAATTATCAAGCATGATGCAGTCTATTTGGTACGGATAAGCCCAAAATCCAATATTATCAAATCACAAAGGCGCAATTTCTATCGTTTAAAAACTACAGCACCTATTTCTATATTTTTACTTGACCAATATGGGGAGCCACTGGATAATGGCCCTGTAAAAGGAACTACTATCGACATAAGCGGTGGAGGGGTAAAGGTCTTACTAAATCAAGAGATAAATAAAGGCTCACTGATAAATTGCCAAATAAGTTTACACGATGATAGACAAATTGTCGTTAAAGGCAAGGTATTAAGATGTAATAAAGTAATAGAAGATTCAATAGAAAAATATAAAATAGGCATATGTTTTTTAAATATTTCTGAGATGAACAGGGATAGCATAGTACAATATATATTTCAGCAGCAAATGCGTCTTAGGAGGAGCGGTTTAGCATAA
- a CDS encoding response regulator, producing the protein MGKKVLIVDDAAFMRMMLKDILTKNDYEVVGEAENGAKAVEKYKELSPDLVVMDITMPEMDGIQAVKEITNMDKSAKVIMCSAMGQQAMVIEAIQSGAKDFIVKPFQADRVIEAIKKVIG; encoded by the coding sequence GTGGGGAAAAAAGTTTTGATCGTAGATGATGCAGCTTTTATGCGTATGATGCTTAAAGACATTTTAACAAAAAATGATTATGAAGTAGTAGGAGAAGCTGAAAATGGGGCAAAAGCAGTAGAGAAGTATAAGGAATTGTCCCCAGACCTAGTGGTAATGGATATAACCATGCCTGAGATGGATGGTATACAAGCTGTAAAGGAAATAACTAATATGGATAAATCGGCAAAGGTTATTATGTGTTCCGCTATGGGTCAACAAGCTATGGTTATTGAAGCAATACAATCTGGAGCTAAAGATTTTATTGTTAAACCTTTCCAAGCTGATAGAGTTATAGAAGCTATAAAAAAGGTTATTGGATAA
- the fliO gene encoding flagellar biosynthetic protein FliO: MFPEVDYRPFILILGFVAIIFAAYFTTRLIGMKGRQLNHSKFMKVVDRIMVGNDKWVCIIQVGGLYYLIGVTNHNIDFLGQIDEKNIVPIAFDNPSQFSSLLNKYFNKRKGEKNKTSIDMDDKGWEKQLDKIKRNDNGMGHNE, translated from the coding sequence ATGTTTCCAGAGGTTGATTATAGGCCATTTATCCTTATTTTGGGGTTTGTCGCCATTATATTTGCCGCGTACTTTACAACCAGATTAATAGGTATGAAAGGTAGACAATTGAATCATAGCAAGTTCATGAAGGTTGTAGATAGGATAATGGTGGGCAATGACAAATGGGTATGCATCATACAGGTTGGTGGTCTGTATTATTTAATAGGTGTAACTAATCATAATATAGATTTTTTAGGCCAGATAGATGAAAAAAATATTGTACCCATAGCTTTTGATAATCCAAGTCAATTTTCCAGTCTGCTAAATAAATATTTTAACAAAAGGAAAGGAGAAAAAAACAAAACAAGTATTGATATGGATGATAAGGGATGGGAAAAACAACTTGATAAAATAAAAAGAAATGATAACGGGATGGGGCATAATGAATAG
- the fliP gene encoding flagellar type III secretion system pore protein FliP (The bacterial flagellar biogenesis protein FliP forms a type III secretion system (T3SS)-type pore required for flagellar assembly.), giving the protein MNRKTFLKLTFIIFLCMVFLNCTNNIAFAQPEYPIPKVGINVDEAKTPREVFNSIQILFILTILSLAPSILIMMTSFTRIIVVLSFVRNGLGTQQMPPNQVLIGLALFLTFFIMAPVGTKINDNAIQPYLAGEINEEQALKKGMEPLREFMLKQTRNKDLKLFLSLDKQDAPEKLEDIPNRVLIPSFIISELKTAFQMGFLIFIPFIIIDMVVASTLMSMGMMMLPPAIISLPFKILLFVMVDGWNLVVKTLITGFR; this is encoded by the coding sequence ATGAATAGAAAAACCTTTTTAAAATTAACCTTCATTATTTTTTTATGCATGGTCTTTTTAAACTGTACCAATAATATTGCTTTCGCCCAACCTGAATATCCTATTCCGAAGGTCGGTATAAATGTAGATGAGGCAAAAACGCCTAGGGAGGTATTTAATAGCATACAAATACTGTTTATACTTACGATTTTATCCTTAGCCCCTTCTATACTTATAATGATGACCAGTTTTACTAGAATAATAGTGGTATTATCATTTGTCAGAAATGGTTTAGGTACTCAGCAGATGCCTCCAAATCAAGTGCTTATAGGTTTAGCATTATTTCTAACATTTTTTATAATGGCACCTGTTGGTACAAAGATAAATGATAATGCTATTCAACCATATTTGGCAGGTGAAATAAACGAAGAGCAAGCTTTGAAAAAAGGTATGGAGCCTCTTAGAGAATTTATGTTAAAGCAGACCAGGAATAAGGATTTAAAATTATTTTTAAGTCTAGATAAACAAGATGCTCCTGAAAAATTGGAGGATATTCCAAACAGGGTACTTATACCATCTTTTATAATAAGCGAGCTAAAAACAGCGTTTCAAATGGGTTTCTTGATATTTATACCATTTATAATAATAGATATGGTAGTTGCAAGCACTCTAATGTCGATGGGAATGATGATGCTACCACCGGCTATCATCTCTCTGCCATTTAAGATACTATTGTTTGTGATGGTAGATGGTTGGAATTTAGTGGTCAAAACTCTGATTACGGGATTTAGATAA
- the fliQ gene encoding flagellar biosynthesis protein FliQ yields MTQRDVIGIAQQAIYTGITIAAPMLILGLVMGLLVAIFQATTQINEQTMVFIPKILAIVLAIYIFGPWMLRTMTEYTLKLYDSINSFIGL; encoded by the coding sequence ATGACCCAAAGAGATGTCATTGGAATTGCCCAACAGGCAATATATACTGGTATCACCATAGCCGCACCTATGCTCATATTAGGGCTTGTAATGGGACTATTAGTAGCAATTTTTCAAGCTACTACTCAAATAAATGAACAGACCATGGTGTTTATTCCTAAAATATTGGCTATTGTGCTGGCTATATATATATTTGGGCCTTGGATGCTTAGAACAATGACTGAGTATACATTAAAGCTTTATGATAGCATTAATTCGTTTATAGGATTGTGA
- the fliR gene encoding flagellar biosynthetic protein FliR, with amino-acid sequence MDFVDGLFTRFDLFLLVFSRITGMFLMSPIFSRKNIPFYLKIGFSVILSLAITTYESMDMIIQLDSFFKILYYSTKELVIGFAMGYVTTLFFSAILTGGQLIDTQIGFGIVNVLDPQNNIQVPLLGNFNNILALLLFFVVDGHHTLIKLLVDSFEVLPPGRISITADIFWQIFAMFKTYFIFALKLALPVVGAALLTEVALGIMVRTIPQMNVFVIGIPIKILVGLIALFLFIPVYIGMLNGEFSNMFHDIKTIIGGMAPK; translated from the coding sequence ATGGATTTTGTAGATGGTCTTTTTACTAGGTTTGATCTTTTTTTGTTGGTATTTTCAAGAATTACGGGTATGTTTCTTATGTCGCCTATTTTTAGCAGAAAAAATATTCCTTTTTACTTAAAAATAGGCTTTTCTGTTATTCTATCACTGGCTATTACTACATATGAATCTATGGATATGATAATACAGCTGGATAGTTTTTTTAAAATACTATATTATTCTACCAAGGAACTGGTTATAGGCTTTGCCATGGGATATGTAACTACACTATTTTTTTCAGCCATATTGACAGGAGGTCAGCTTATAGATACTCAGATAGGGTTTGGGATTGTAAATGTATTAGATCCACAAAATAATATTCAGGTGCCCCTTTTGGGCAATTTTAACAATATATTGGCTTTGTTATTGTTTTTTGTAGTGGATGGCCATCATACTCTTATAAAGCTTTTAGTAGATAGTTTTGAAGTTTTACCCCCTGGCAGGATAAGTATAACGGCTGATATATTTTGGCAGATATTTGCCATGTTCAAAACTTATTTTATATTTGCTCTTAAGCTAGCCTTACCTGTAGTGGGGGCTGCTCTATTGACAGAAGTAGCTTTAGGTATTATGGTGCGTACTATACCGCAAATGAATGTATTTGTAATAGGCATACCTATAAAGATACTAGTAGGGTTAATTGCATTATTCTTGTTTATTCCCGTTTATATAGGCATGTTAAATGGTGAATTTTCAAATATGTTCCATGATATAAAAACTATCATAGGAGGAATGGCGCCTAAGTGA
- the flhA gene encoding flagellar biosynthesis protein FlhA — protein sequence MKFADIFIAFIVISIVLLIIFPLPALLLDILLTLNLALSLVILLMTIYIKEPLEFSIFPSLLLLSTLFRLGLNISSTRLILNEGYAGKVIETFGNFVIQGNPVVGFIIFLIIIIVQFVVITKGAERVAEVGARFTLDAMPGKQMAIDADLNSGLIDEQTAKRKRKDIQREADFYGAMDGASKFVKGDAVVGIIITIINIVGGVIIGRNDGGFNEVMQKYTLLTVGDGLVSQIPALLISTASGIIVTRAASESSFGEDLFKQSTGQPMVLVLASIMLVIMAFFPGFPKPILFIMAAIFAILGRNIYKVQTGFEEQEEVESVEQQIEDIKKPENIASLLQVDPIELEFGYGIIPLADVNQGGDLLDRVVMIRRQMALDLGLVVPMIRLRDNIQLDPNEYIIKIKGIEVTRGQVFIDHFLAMDPGTAQGEIEGIDTIEPAFGLPAKWIDEKDKEKAEILGYTVVDPPSVMATHLTQIIKRYGHELMGRQEVQVLLDNMKEKYPSLVDELVPKLMTVGEIQKVLCNLIKEDVPIRDMSTILETLADYAPLTRDTDMLTEYVRQALNRTITYRFMPDKKGKIITLDNQLEQRIMDSIKQTEHGSYLAMEPNEGQKILNNLHKELNNAASLGIQPIVLTAPIVRMYFKRLTEQMVPDLVVLSYNELDNNVEVQSVGIVRG from the coding sequence TTGAAATTTGCAGATATATTTATAGCTTTTATTGTCATTTCAATAGTGCTACTTATCATATTTCCTTTACCTGCATTATTGTTGGACATACTTTTAACATTGAATCTCGCACTATCTTTGGTTATTTTGCTTATGACAATATATATAAAGGAGCCCTTGGAGTTTTCTATATTTCCATCTTTGCTACTGTTGTCTACTTTATTTAGATTGGGACTTAATATATCGTCAACTAGGTTAATATTAAATGAGGGTTATGCAGGAAAGGTAATAGAGACATTTGGTAATTTTGTAATACAAGGTAATCCTGTTGTCGGTTTTATAATATTTCTTATAATTATAATAGTACAGTTTGTGGTAATTACTAAAGGTGCAGAACGTGTTGCAGAAGTAGGGGCACGATTTACTCTGGATGCCATGCCTGGTAAACAGATGGCTATAGATGCTGATCTAAACTCAGGGCTTATCGATGAGCAAACGGCCAAAAGAAAACGAAAAGATATACAACGGGAAGCGGATTTTTATGGTGCGATGGATGGTGCAAGTAAGTTTGTAAAAGGTGATGCTGTAGTAGGTATTATCATTACTATCATAAATATCGTAGGCGGTGTAATAATAGGGCGAAATGATGGCGGATTTAATGAAGTAATGCAGAAATATACATTGCTTACAGTGGGTGATGGATTGGTAAGCCAGATACCGGCCCTTCTCATCTCTACTGCATCAGGTATAATAGTAACGAGGGCAGCTTCTGAATCGAGCTTTGGTGAGGATCTTTTTAAACAGTCAACTGGACAGCCTATGGTACTTGTTTTAGCAAGTATTATGCTTGTAATAATGGCTTTCTTTCCTGGATTTCCAAAACCAATACTTTTTATAATGGCTGCTATTTTTGCCATTTTGGGGCGTAATATATACAAGGTACAAACAGGATTTGAAGAACAAGAAGAGGTGGAATCGGTAGAACAACAGATAGAAGATATAAAAAAACCAGAAAATATTGCAAGTTTATTACAGGTCGATCCTATAGAATTAGAATTTGGATATGGTATAATACCATTAGCAGATGTTAATCAAGGAGGAGATCTCTTAGATAGGGTAGTTATGATAAGGAGGCAAATGGCCCTGGATTTGGGATTGGTAGTACCCATGATTCGATTAAGGGACAATATTCAATTGGATCCAAATGAATATATTATAAAGATAAAAGGTATAGAAGTAACTCGTGGGCAGGTTTTTATAGACCATTTTTTAGCAATGGATCCAGGTACGGCACAGGGCGAAATTGAAGGCATAGATACGATAGAGCCTGCATTTGGTTTGCCTGCTAAATGGATAGATGAAAAGGATAAGGAAAAGGCTGAGATATTGGGATATACAGTTGTGGATCCTCCATCTGTGATGGCTACACATCTTACCCAGATCATAAAGCGCTATGGACATGAATTGATGGGCAGACAAGAAGTACAGGTGCTTTTGGATAATATGAAGGAGAAATATCCTTCTTTAGTTGATGAGCTGGTACCAAAGCTTATGACCGTAGGGGAGATACAGAAGGTGCTTTGTAATCTTATAAAGGAGGATGTACCAATAAGGGATATGTCTACCATATTGGAGACATTGGCTGACTACGCTCCTTTGACGAGAGATACTGATATGCTAACTGAATATGTTAGGCAGGCTTTAAATAGAACTATTACCTATAGATTTATGCCTGATAAAAAGGGTAAGATAATCACCTTAGATAATCAATTAGAGCAAAGAATTATGGATAGTATAAAACAAACTGAACATGGCTCGTATTTAGCAATGGAACCTAATGAAGGCCAAAAAATATTAAATAATCTGCATAAAGAATTGAATAATGCAGCTTCTTTAGGGATACAGCCTATAGTGCTTACAGCACCGATAGTTAGAATGTATTTTAAAAGGCTCACAGAACAAATGGTGCCGGATCTCGTGGTATTATCCTATAACGAACTTGATAATAATGTTGAAGTACAATCGGTGGGAATAGTGAGGGGATAA
- the flhB gene encoding flagellar biosynthesis protein FlhB, producing MDIQLFADEKTEKATPKRRQDARKKGQVVRSMELNSAATILAMFAALKALAPYMVDKLEKVYNKFLYIEEPIDSFFTPKGLYEVFLSTMIYVVTIILPILGVALIVGIVINYAQVGVVFTENPLKPDFSRINPIQGFKRIFSKRSLMELLKSIIKLALIGSISYKEISSKWSYINEIPKTDIFSGAKAIGDLGIDIGLKCGAALAGLAIFDYFFQWREYEKSIMMTKQEIKEEYKQTEGDPLVKSKIKEKQRQISMRRMMQDMLDADVIITNPTHYAVAIKYDPKAGDAPIVLAKGQDYVALKIKDVARENDITIVENKPLAQALYKSTDIGQSIPPELFRAVAEVLAFVYNLKGKNVF from the coding sequence ATGGATATACAACTATTTGCTGATGAGAAAACTGAAAAAGCAACTCCGAAGCGAAGGCAGGATGCCAGAAAGAAGGGGCAGGTAGTAAGGAGTATGGAGCTGAATTCAGCAGCTACTATATTAGCTATGTTTGCTGCCCTTAAAGCATTGGCTCCCTATATGGTAGATAAGTTGGAAAAGGTATACAATAAATTTCTCTATATTGAGGAGCCAATTGATAGTTTTTTTACTCCTAAGGGGTTATATGAAGTTTTTTTATCAACCATGATATATGTGGTTACAATAATTTTACCTATTTTAGGAGTTGCATTAATAGTGGGTATAGTTATAAATTATGCCCAAGTAGGAGTTGTTTTTACGGAGAATCCATTAAAGCCTGATTTTTCAAGAATAAACCCTATACAAGGTTTTAAGCGTATCTTTTCAAAACGCTCATTGATGGAGCTTCTAAAATCGATTATAAAGCTTGCCTTGATAGGAAGCATATCCTATAAGGAAATATCGAGCAAATGGAGCTATATCAATGAAATACCTAAAACTGATATTTTTTCAGGTGCAAAAGCCATAGGGGACTTAGGGATAGATATTGGGCTTAAGTGCGGTGCGGCGTTAGCCGGTTTGGCCATATTTGACTATTTCTTTCAGTGGCGGGAGTATGAAAAGAGTATCATGATGACAAAACAGGAGATAAAAGAAGAATACAAGCAGACGGAAGGGGATCCCCTTGTAAAGTCTAAAATAAAGGAAAAGCAACGCCAGATAAGTATGCGTAGAATGATGCAGGATATGCTTGATGCAGATGTGATAATTACAAATCCTACCCATTATGCTGTTGCTATAAAGTATGATCCCAAAGCAGGCGATGCACCTATTGTGCTTGCAAAAGGTCAAGACTATGTAGCATTAAAAATAAAGGATGTAGCAAGAGAAAATGATATTACAATAGTAGAAAACAAGCCGCTGGCTCAAGCGCTTTATAAATCTACCGATATAGGGCAAAGTATACCACCTGAATTGTTTAGGGCAGTAGCCGAGGTTTTAGCTTTTGTATACAATTTAAAAGGGAAAAATGTTTTTTAA